The Scomber scombrus chromosome 22, fScoSco1.1, whole genome shotgun sequence genome has a window encoding:
- the syt10 gene encoding synaptotagmin-10 isoform X2, which yields MNHRPPGSSGVQWLNRRDMSVRTEDTITLCQRALQIITELCLTGHVDREKCSDIFPLDSNIPDISISLLAVVVGFCGLALLVVSLFVFWKLCWPIWRSKALSAHTENGLHVGFPEAPPPNSPPVNECKVAEVEKKYPPEVKVNGRSSVKLLEAAMKISQTSPDIPAEVQTALREKLSQQAKIQRQTTEPTSSSRHNSFRRHLPRQMNVTSIDFSMDTVPLRQSSTVSIGRIKPELYKQKSVDSEDEAKEPVETCGKLSFSLQYDYEEQALVVRILKALDLPAKDFTGTSDPYVKIYLLPERKKKYQTRVHRKNLNPMFDETFCFPVAYDEICNRKLHFSVYDFDRFTSHDMIGEVVVDNLFELSDLSREAVVWKDIQAATTESVDLGEIMYSLCYLPTAGRMTLTVIKCRNLKAMDITGSSDPYVKVYLICEGRRLKKRKTTTKKSTLNPVYNEAIIFDIPPENVEQVSLSIMVMDYDRVGHNEVIGVCHAGPDAEGLGRDHWNEMLAYPRKPITHWHALGEWPGRAASFESQGSCPSPKPPQTP from the exons atgaaccaCCGTCCTCCCGGCTCCTCCGGCGTCCAATGGCTTAACAGGAGAGACATGAGTGTCCGGACAGAGGACACCATCACCTTGTGCCAAAGGGCTCTCCAAATCATTACGGAACTTTGTCTTACGGGGCACGTAGACCGGGAGAAATGTTCGGATATATTTCCCCTGGATAGCAACATACCAG ACATCTCTATTAGTCTCCTTGCTGTGGTCGTGGGTTTCTGTGGCCTCGCCCTGTTGGtagtctctctctttgtcttttggAAGCTGTGCTGGCCCATTTGGAGGAGCAAGGCTCTCTCAGCCCACACCGAAAATGGCCTGCATGTCGGTTTCCCTGAGGCGCCTCCACCCAACTCCCCGCCGGTTAATGAGTGTAAAGTGGCAGAGGTGGAAAAGAAGTACCCACCAGAAGTGAAGGTGAATGGACGGAGCTCTGTCAAGCTCCTGGAGGCGGCCATGAAGATCAGCCAGACGTCTCCAGACATCCCTGCCGAGGTCCAGACAGCCCTGAGGGAGAAGCTCAGCCAGCAGGCTAAAATCCAGAGGCAGACCACCGAGccaacctcctcctccag GCACAATTCATTCCGGCGCCACCTGCCTCGTCAGATGAATGTCACCAGCATTGACTTCAGCATGGACACAGTTCCCCTTCGACAGTCTTCTACAGTAAGCATTGGAAGAATAAAACCCGAACTCTACAAACAGAAGTCTGTGGACTCAGAGGACGAGGCCAAAGAACCTGTTGAGACTTGCGGAAAGCTCAGCTTCTCACTGCAGTATGACTACGAGGAGCAAGCGTTAGTGGTGAGAATCCTCAAGGCCTTGGACCTGCCTGCCAAAGACTTCACAGGCACCTCTGACCCATATGTGAAGATCTACCTGCTGcctgagaggaagaagaagtacCAGACGCGTGTCCACCGCAAGAATTTGAACCCCATGTTTGATGAGACCTTCTGTTTCCCCGTGGCGTACGATGAGATTTGCAACCGTAAGCTGCACTTCAGCGTCTACGACTTTGACCGCTTCACCAGCCATGATATGATTGGCGAGGTGGTGGTGGACAACCTCTTTGAACTCTCTGATCTTTCCAGGGAGGCAGTGGTGTGGAAGGATATTCAGGCAGCAACTACG GAAAGTGTTGACCTGGGAGAGATCATGTACTCGTTGTGCTACCTCCCCACAGCAGGGAGAATGACCCTAACAGTCATCAAATGCAGAAACCTCAAAGCCATGGACATCACAGGCTCTTCAG ATCCATATGTGAAGGTTTACCTGATATGTGAAGGACGGAGGTTAAAGAAGCGAAAAACCACCACCAAGAAAAGCACACTTAATCCAGTGTATAACGAGGCCATCATCTTCGACATCCCTCCTGAAAACGTGGAACAAGTCAGTCTGAGCATCATGGTGATGGATTATGATCG GGTCGGACACAATGAGGTGATTGGTGTGTGTCACGCTGGGCCAGACGCTGAGGGTCTGGGACGAGATCACTGGAATGAAATGTTGGCTTACCCACGGAAGCCCATCACACACTGGCACGCTCTGGGAGAG TGGCCTGGAAGAGCAGCAAGCTTTGAGAGTCAAGGTTCTTGTCCTTCGCCCAAACCTCCACAGACACCCTGA
- the syt10 gene encoding synaptotagmin-10 isoform X1 yields the protein MNHRPPGSSGVQWLNRRDMSVRTEDTITLCQRALQIITELCLTGHVDREKCSDIFPLDSNIPGKGHADISISLLAVVVGFCGLALLVVSLFVFWKLCWPIWRSKALSAHTENGLHVGFPEAPPPNSPPVNECKVAEVEKKYPPEVKVNGRSSVKLLEAAMKISQTSPDIPAEVQTALREKLSQQAKIQRQTTEPTSSSRHNSFRRHLPRQMNVTSIDFSMDTVPLRQSSTVSIGRIKPELYKQKSVDSEDEAKEPVETCGKLSFSLQYDYEEQALVVRILKALDLPAKDFTGTSDPYVKIYLLPERKKKYQTRVHRKNLNPMFDETFCFPVAYDEICNRKLHFSVYDFDRFTSHDMIGEVVVDNLFELSDLSREAVVWKDIQAATTESVDLGEIMYSLCYLPTAGRMTLTVIKCRNLKAMDITGSSDPYVKVYLICEGRRLKKRKTTTKKSTLNPVYNEAIIFDIPPENVEQVSLSIMVMDYDRVGHNEVIGVCHAGPDAEGLGRDHWNEMLAYPRKPITHWHALGEWPGRAASFESQGSCPSPKPPQTP from the exons atgaaccaCCGTCCTCCCGGCTCCTCCGGCGTCCAATGGCTTAACAGGAGAGACATGAGTGTCCGGACAGAGGACACCATCACCTTGTGCCAAAGGGCTCTCCAAATCATTACGGAACTTTGTCTTACGGGGCACGTAGACCGGGAGAAATGTTCGGATATATTTCCCCTGGATAGCAACATACCAGGTAAAGGTCACGCAG ACATCTCTATTAGTCTCCTTGCTGTGGTCGTGGGTTTCTGTGGCCTCGCCCTGTTGGtagtctctctctttgtcttttggAAGCTGTGCTGGCCCATTTGGAGGAGCAAGGCTCTCTCAGCCCACACCGAAAATGGCCTGCATGTCGGTTTCCCTGAGGCGCCTCCACCCAACTCCCCGCCGGTTAATGAGTGTAAAGTGGCAGAGGTGGAAAAGAAGTACCCACCAGAAGTGAAGGTGAATGGACGGAGCTCTGTCAAGCTCCTGGAGGCGGCCATGAAGATCAGCCAGACGTCTCCAGACATCCCTGCCGAGGTCCAGACAGCCCTGAGGGAGAAGCTCAGCCAGCAGGCTAAAATCCAGAGGCAGACCACCGAGccaacctcctcctccag GCACAATTCATTCCGGCGCCACCTGCCTCGTCAGATGAATGTCACCAGCATTGACTTCAGCATGGACACAGTTCCCCTTCGACAGTCTTCTACAGTAAGCATTGGAAGAATAAAACCCGAACTCTACAAACAGAAGTCTGTGGACTCAGAGGACGAGGCCAAAGAACCTGTTGAGACTTGCGGAAAGCTCAGCTTCTCACTGCAGTATGACTACGAGGAGCAAGCGTTAGTGGTGAGAATCCTCAAGGCCTTGGACCTGCCTGCCAAAGACTTCACAGGCACCTCTGACCCATATGTGAAGATCTACCTGCTGcctgagaggaagaagaagtacCAGACGCGTGTCCACCGCAAGAATTTGAACCCCATGTTTGATGAGACCTTCTGTTTCCCCGTGGCGTACGATGAGATTTGCAACCGTAAGCTGCACTTCAGCGTCTACGACTTTGACCGCTTCACCAGCCATGATATGATTGGCGAGGTGGTGGTGGACAACCTCTTTGAACTCTCTGATCTTTCCAGGGAGGCAGTGGTGTGGAAGGATATTCAGGCAGCAACTACG GAAAGTGTTGACCTGGGAGAGATCATGTACTCGTTGTGCTACCTCCCCACAGCAGGGAGAATGACCCTAACAGTCATCAAATGCAGAAACCTCAAAGCCATGGACATCACAGGCTCTTCAG ATCCATATGTGAAGGTTTACCTGATATGTGAAGGACGGAGGTTAAAGAAGCGAAAAACCACCACCAAGAAAAGCACACTTAATCCAGTGTATAACGAGGCCATCATCTTCGACATCCCTCCTGAAAACGTGGAACAAGTCAGTCTGAGCATCATGGTGATGGATTATGATCG GGTCGGACACAATGAGGTGATTGGTGTGTGTCACGCTGGGCCAGACGCTGAGGGTCTGGGACGAGATCACTGGAATGAAATGTTGGCTTACCCACGGAAGCCCATCACACACTGGCACGCTCTGGGAGAG TGGCCTGGAAGAGCAGCAAGCTTTGAGAGTCAAGGTTCTTGTCCTTCGCCCAAACCTCCACAGACACCCTGA